A region from the Pungitius pungitius chromosome 16, fPunPun2.1, whole genome shotgun sequence genome encodes:
- the LOC119215351 gene encoding histone H3 yields the protein MARTKQTARKSTGGKAPRKQLATKAARKSAPATGGVKKPHRYRPGTVALREIRRYQKSTELLIRKLPFQRLVREIAQDFKTDLRFQSSAVMALQESSEAYLVGLFEDTNLCAIHAKRVTIMPKDIQLARRIRGERA from the coding sequence ATGGCCAGAACCAAGCAGACCGCCCGTAAGTCCACCGGAGGCAAAGCCCCCAGGAAGCAGCTGGCCACCAAGGCCGCCCGTAAGAGCGCGCCGGCCACCGGCGGAGTGAAGAAGCCCCATCGCTACCGTCCCGGTACCGTGGCGCTCAGGGAGATCCGCCGCTACCAGAAGTCCACCGAGCTGCTGATCCGCAAGCTGCCCTTCCAGCGCCTCGTCCGGGAGATCGCTCAGGACTTCAAGACGGACCTCCGCTTCCAGAGCTCCGCCGTCATGGCGCTGCAGGAGTCCAGCGAGGCTTACCTGGTGGGTCTGTTCGAGGACACCAACCTGTGCGCCATCCACGCCAAGAGGGTCACCATCATGCCCAAAGACATCCAGCTCGCCCGCCGCATCCGCGGGGAGAGAGCCTAG